The following proteins are encoded in a genomic region of Gossypium hirsutum isolate 1008001.06 chromosome D05, Gossypium_hirsutum_v2.1, whole genome shotgun sequence:
- the LOC107905146 gene encoding protein SABRE isoform X5 encodes MSRLKPWLRLQSSKKKGMVLEEETSTLEKPQSTVSKAIMWTCTVSAPEMTIVLYSISGVPLYHGCSQSSHLFANNISSIGTTVHMELGEVNLHTADEYQECLNESLFTVESNSGSLLHIAKVSLDWGIKDMESSEEDGPRCKLALSADVTGMGIYLTFKRVESLIVTALSFEALLKNLSAGKKATQSRTGRSSKPSGKGTRLLNFNLERCSVSFYGDTYLENSVVADPKRVNYGSQGGRVVISVSADGTPRNANIMSTVYDQSRKLRYSVLLDIFHFSLCVNKEKQSTQVELERARSIYQERLGEDKPETKVSLFDMQNAKFVRRSGGLKEIAVCSLFSATDISVRWEPDVHLSLFELVLQLKALAHSQKLEELGNEHMDNISGIKDAEQKKEVTVIEAGNLDKTKKKESIFAVDVEMLSISAEVGDGVDALVQVQSIFSENARIGVLLEGLMLSFNGARILRSSRMQISRIPSTSISSDAKVSTAVLWDWVVQALDVHICMPFRLELRAIDDAVEEMLRALKLITKAKTELIFPMRKESSKPKKSSSTKFGRVKFCIRKLTADIEEEPIQGWLDEHYHLMKNEACELAVRLKFLDDYVLANQCPKTAESNDSASERRIHHNGAEIDVQDPSAIQKMQEEIYKQSFRSYYLACRRLKQSEGSGACREGFQAGFKPGTARTSLLAVSATELDVTLTRIDGGDDGMIDILKQLDPVCRESNIPFSRLYGSNILLNAGSLVVQLRDYTFPLFSAISGRCEGRVVLAQQATCFQPQISHDVFIGRWRKVRMLRSASGTTPPMKTYSDLPIHFKKAEVSFGVGYEPVFADISYAFTIALRRANLSKRSPGLSQVPKKERSLPWWDEMRNYIHGNITLFFSESKWNILATTDPYEKLDKLQIVSGSMEIQQSDGRVYVSAKDFKFFLSSLESLVNSRSLKLPTISSGAFLEAPVFSLEVTMDWECESGNPMNHYLFAVPIEGKPREKVFDPFRSTSLSLRWNFSLKPLVAPLDKQSPSASASDCTILDGAVNGVQCKAGNVSIASPTFNVGAHDLAWIIKFWNMNYIPPHKLRSFSRWPRFGVPRVPRSGNLSLDRVMTEFMLRLDATPTCIKHMTLDDDDPAKGLTFNMAKLKYEICYSRGKQKYTFECKRDPLDLVYQGLDLHVPKVYLNKEDCTSVTKVVKMMRKTSQSASMERVPSEKSKYVNACTEKHRDEGFLLSSDYFTIRRQAPKADPARLLAWQEAGRKNLEMTYVRSEFENGSESDEHARSDPSDDDGYNVVIADNCQRIFVYGLKLLWTIENRDAVWSFVGGISKAFEPQKSSPSRQYAQRKLVEEKQKLGEPEMPQEDASKSPSTNQGVTSQHIETSGSHSSLSHAVGLESSSTAAVALAKCEGNDSEEEGIMRFMVNVIEPQFNLHSEEANGRFLLAAVCGRVLARSFHSVLHVGSELIEQALGTGNVHIPEGEHDMTLKKMEFSVMLEDVQAHVAPTDVDPGAGLQWLPKIRRSSPKVKRTGALLERVFMPCDMYFRYTRHKGGTPDLKVKSLKELTFNSDNITASMTSRQFQVMLDVLTNLLFARLPKPRKSSLSCPGEDDEDVGEEADEVVPDGVEEVELAKITLEQKEREQKLLLNDIKKLSIHCDTSGDHLEKEGDCWMVNGERSILVQGLKRELINAKKSRKAASLSLRVALQKAAQLRLMEKENNKSPSYAMRISLQINKVVWSMLVDGKSFAEAEINDMIYGFERDYEDVGVAQFTTKYFVVRNCLRNDKSDMLLSAWNPPPEWGKKVMLHVDAKQGAPKDGNSSLDHFQVEIYPLKIHLTETMYRMMWGYFFPEEEQDSQRRQEVWKGSTTSVARRLKKGALNHDASASGIHSTKESEVPSKPSVSCTSITNQSAPAGSAQVRIASKIQDPKSHVSGSGPELRRTSSFDRTWEETVAESVANELVLQAHSSSVSSTKSGPLVSTEQQDESSKNKMKDTKSVKSGRSSQEEKKVGKSNEEKKSRPRKMMEFHNIKISQVELLVTYEGSRFVVNDLKLLMDTFHRVEFTGTWRRLFSRVKKHIIWGVLKSVTGMQGKKFKDKAHTQQPSGTGVPDSDLNLSDNDQVEKPGPYPIAFLKRPSDGAGDGFVTSIRGLFNTQRRKAKQFVLRTMRGEAENDFHGEWSESEAEISPFARQLTITKAKRLIRRHTKKFRSRGQKGSSSQQRESLPSSPMELEITSFETDSSSGSSP; translated from the exons AAGATGGCCCTAGATGTAAATTAGCTCTTTCTGCTGATGTGACTGGAATGGgcatttatttaacctttaaGCGTGTTGAATCACTCATAGTAACAGCTTTGTCCTTTGAAGCACTCTTAAAAAATCTTTCTGCTGGTAAGAAAGCAACACAGAGCCGGACAGGACGTTCTTCAAAACCATCAGGGAAGGGCACTCGGCTTTTAAACTTTAATCTTGAACGTTGTTCAGTTAGTTTCTATGGTGACACTTACTTGGAAAACTCTGTTGTTGCGGACCCCAAGCGTGTAAATTATGGGTCTCAGGGCGGTCGAGTTGTTATTAGTGTTTCAGCTGATGGTACACCACGTAATGCAAATATAATGTCCACAGTTTATGATCAGAGCAGGAAATTGAGATACTCTGTTTTGCTTGACATCTTTCACTTCAGTTTGTGTGTGAACAAGGAGAAACAATCCACGCAGGTGGAACTTGAAAGGGCCAGATCTATTTATCAGGAACGTCTTGGAGAAGATAAACCAGAGACAAAAGTTTCGTTGTTTGACATGCAGAACGCAAAATTTGTGCGACGCTCTGGTGGCCTTAAGGAGATAGCTGTTTGCTCACTGTTCAGTGCTACTGATATCTCCGTCAGATGGGAGCCTGATGTGCATCTGTCTTTGTTTGAACTTGTTTTGCAACTGAAAGCACTAGCTCACAGTCAGAAGCTCGAGGAACTTGGAAATGAACACATGGATAATATCTCTGGTAtaaaagatgctgagcagaagaAAGAAGTCACTGTGATTGAAGCGGGTAATCTtgataaaacaaagaaaaaagaatctATATTTGCTGTTGATGTAGAGATGCTGAGTATATCTGCTGAAGTTGGAGATGGAGTTGATGCACTTGTGCAGGTTCAGTCAATTTTCTCTGAGAATGCCCGTATAGGAGTACTTCTTGAAGGGCTGATGCTTAGTTTCAATGGGGCCCGGATACTCAGAAGCAGCCGAATGCAGATTTCTCGTATTCCCTCTACTTCCATCTCATCTGATGCAAAAGTATCAACGGCTGTTTTGTGGGATTGGGTGGTTCAAGCACTTGATGTTCATATTTGCATGCCTTTCAGGCTGGAGTTGCGTGCCATTGATGATGCTGTTGAGGAGATGTTGCGAGCTTTAAAGCTTATAACTAAAGCTAAAACTGAGCTAATTTTTCCCATGAGAAAGGAAAGCTCAAAACCTAAGAAGTCTAGTTCAACAAAATTTGGACGTGTAAAGTTCTGCATACGCAAGTTAACTGCTGATATTGAGGAAGAGCCAATACAGGGTTGGCTTGATGAGCATTACCATTTAATGAAGAATGAGGCCTGTGAGTTAGCTGTTCGGTTGAAATTTCTTGATGATTATGTCCTCGCCAACCAGTGTCCTAAAACAGCAGAAAGTAATGATTCTGCTTCTGAAAGAAGGATTCACCATAATGGAGCTGAAATTGATGTGCAAGATCCTTCAGCAATCCAAAAAATGCAAGAAGAGATCTATAAACAGTCTTTCCGATCCTATTACTTGGCATGTCGGAGGCTAAAACAATCAGAAGGCTCAGGTGCCTGTAGAGAAGGTTTTCAGGCTGGTTTTAAGCCAGGCACTGCAAGAACTTCTCTTCTTGCAGTTTCTGCTACAGAGTTAGATGTGACATTGACAAGGATTGATGGTGGAGATGACGGGATGATAGACATCCTAAAGCAGCTTGATCCAGTATGTCGTGAAAGCAATATACCCTTTTCACGTCTATATGGGAGTAATATTCTCTTAAATGCTGGCAGTCTTGTTGTTCAGTTAAGAGATTATACATTTCCTCTTTTTTCTGCAATTTCTGGTAGATGCGAAGGACGTGTTGTGCTAGCACAGCAG GCAACATGTTTTCAGCCCCAAATTTCCCATGATGTCTTCATTGGGAGATGGAGAAAGGTCCGCATGCTTCGTTCGGCTAGTGGGACAACTCCACCGATGAAAACATACTCTGATTTGCCTATACATTTTAAAAAAGCAGAAGTGTCGTTTGGGGTGGGATATGAACCAGTTTTTGCTGACATAAGCTATGCTTTCACCATTGCACTTCGTAGGGCCAATTTAAGTAAAAGGAGTCCTGGTCTTTCACAGGTTCCAAAAAAGGAGCGGAGCTTACCGTGGTGGGATGAAATGAGAAATTACATCCATGGAAATATCACCTTATTCTTTTCTGAAAGTAAATGGAACATTCTTGCGACTACTGATCCTTATGAAAAGCTTGACAAGCTTCAAATTGTTTCTGGTTCTATGGAGATCCAGCAATCAGATGGCCGTGTGTATGTTTCTGCTAAGGATTTTAAATTTTTCTTGAGTAGTTTGGAGAGTTTGGTAAATAgtcgaagcttaaaacttccCACCATTTCATCTGGTGCTTTCCTTGAAGCTCCAGTCTTCAGCCTTGAGGTTACAATGGATTGGGAATGCGAGTCTGGCAATCCCATGAATCATTATTTATTTGCAGTTCCTATTGAAGGGAAGCCTAGGGAGAAAGTATTCGATCCTTTCAGATCTACTTCTCTTTCCCTCCGATGGAACTTTTCTCTTAAGCCCCTTGTTGCCCCATTGGACAAACAATCCCCATCTGCCTCAGCCTCAGATTGCACTATTCTAGATGGAGCTGTAAATGGGGTACAGTGTAAGGCGGGGAATGTTTCGATTGCTTCACCAACATTCAATGTCGGTGCACATGATCTAGCTTGGATAATTAAGTTCTGGAATATGAACTATATTCCTCCTCATAAATTGCGTTCCTTTTCTCGTTGGCCTCGTTTTGGAGTTCCAAGAGTTCCTAGATCAGGAAACTTGTCCTTAGATAGGGTGATGACAGAATTTATGCTCCGTTTAGATGCTACACCTACTTGCATAAAGCATATGACATTAGATGATGATGATCCAGCAAAAGGACTGACATTTAATATGgcaaagcttaaatatgaaatctGTTACAGTAGGGGTAAGCAAAAATATACTTTTGAGTGCAAGCGTGATCCTCTTGATCTTGTGTACCAGGGGCTTGACCTTCATGTGCCTAAGGTTTATTTAAACAAAGAAGACTGCACTAGTGTCACGAAAGTAGTTAAAATGATGAGGAAAACTTCTCAGTCTGCATCCATGGAACGAGTTCCTAGTGAAAAAAGTAAATATGTGAATGCTTGCACAGAGAAGCATCGTGATGAAGGATTTTTGTTGTCATCTGATTATTTTACTATCAGGAGGCAGGCCCCAAAGGCTGATCCTGCAAGGTTATTGGCATGGCAGGAGGCTGGAAGAAAAAATCTTGAAATGACATATGTCAGATCTGAATTTGAGAACGGGAGTGAGAGTGATGAGCATGCTCGGTCAGATCCTAGTGATGATGATGGTTACAATGTGGTTATAGCCGATAATTGTCAGCGAATTTTTGTTTATGGCCTAAAACTTTTGTGGACCATAGAAAATAGAGATGCTGTGTGGTCTTTTGTTGGTGGAATATCAAAAGCATTTGAACCTCAAAAGTCTTCACCTTCTCGGCAGTATGCACAGAGGAAGTTAGTTGAGGAGAAACAGAAACTTGGTGAACCTGAAATGCCTCAAGAGGATGCTTCAAAATCCCCTTCTACCAATCAAGGTGTTACTTCTCAGCACATAGAGACATCAGGATCACATTCATCTCTATCACATGCAGTTGGATTGGAAAGTTCATCTACTGCTGCAGTTG CACTAGCAAAATGTGAGGGCAATGATTCGGAAGAGGAAGGGATTATGCGTTTTATGGTGAATGTTATTGAACCTCAATTCAATCTTCACTCTGAAGAAGCCAAT GGGAGATTTCTTCTTGCTGCTGTTTGTGGTCGTGTTTTAGCTCGATCATTTCATTCAGTTCTTCATGTTGGCTCTGAGCTGATTGAGCAAGCACTTGGTACTGGAAATGTCCATATTCCCGAAGGTGAGCATGACATGACATTGAAGAAGATGGAGTTTTCTGTGATGCTGGAGGATGTACAGGCTCATGTTGCACCAACTGATGTGGATCCTGGGGCTGGACTACAGTGGCTTCCAAAAATTCGTAGAAGTTCCCCGAAGGTCAAACGTACTGGCGCTCTACTTGAAAGAGTGTTTATGCCTTGTGATATGTACTTCCGGTACACAAGACATAAAGGTGGAACCCCAGACTTGAAG GTGAAGTCATTAAAGGAACTGACCTTTAACTCTGACAACATAACAGCTAGCATGACATCTCGCCAGTTTCAGGTTATGCTGGATGTATTAACCAATCTTCTCTTTGCTCGACTTCCCAA GCCTCGAAAAAGCAGTCTCTCTTGTCCTGGTGAAGATGATGAAGATGTAGGAGAGGAGGCAGATGAAGTGGTTCCTGATGGTGTTGAAGAGGTGGAACTTGCCAAAATTACCCTTGAACAGAAAGAGCGGGAGCAGAAATTGCTATTGAATGACATTAAAAAGCTGTCTATTCATTGTGATACTTCAGGAGACCATCTGGAAAAGGAAGGTGATTGTTGGATGGTAAATGGCGAGAGATCTATATTG GTGCAAGGACTGAAGAGAGAACTTATTAATGCAAAAAAATCGAGGAAAGCTGCATCTCTATCCTTACGGGTTGCTTTGCAGAAAGCAGCTCAGCTACGGCTAATGgagaaagaaaacaacaaaagtCCATCCTATGCAATGCGAATTTCTTTGCAAATTAACAAAGTTGTATGGAGTATGCTTGTGGATGGTAAATCATTTGCTGAGGCAGAGATAAATGACATG ATTTATGGTTTTGAACGCGATTACGAAGATGTTGGTGTTGCTCAGTTTACAACAAAGTATTTTGTTGTGAGAAACTGCCTGCGCAATGACAAATCTGATATGCTTTTATCAGCATGGAATCCTCCTCCAGAATGGGGAAA AAAAGTCATGCTTCATGTGGATGCGAAGCAGGGTGCTCCGAAAGATGGAAACTCCTCTCTGGATCATTTTCAG GTAGAGATATACCCCCTTAAGATTCATTTGACAGAGACAATGTACAGAATGATGTGGGGGTATTTCTTCCCAGAAGAAGAACAAGATTCGCAAAGACGGCAG GAAGTTTGGAAGGGCTCCACAACATCTGTTGCAAGACGTCTAAAGAAGggtgccttaaaccatgatgctTCTGCATCAGGCATCCACTCAACAAAGGAGTCTGAGGTACCATCCAAGCCAAGTGTGTCTTGTACATCCATTACCAATCAGTCTGCTCCAGCTGGATCTGCCCAAGTGAGGATC GCATCTAAGATACAAGACCCAAAATCACATGTTTCTGGTTCTGGCCCTGAGTTGAGGAGAACATCTTCTTTTGACAGAACATGGGAAGAGACTGTTGCAGAATCAGTGGCTAATGAACTTGTCCTACAGGCTCATTCTTCCAGCGTTTCTTCCACTAAAAGTGGACCACTTGTTTCCACTGAGCAACAAGATGAATCctctaaaaataaaatgaaagacaCAAAATCTGTTAAGTCTGGTCGATCATCTCAGGAAGAGAAGAAGGTTGGAAAATCCAATGAAGAGAAAAAATCTAGGCCTCGGAAAATGATGGAATTTCACAATATCAAGATAAGTCAG GTTGAACTACTAGTTACATATGAAGGGTCCAGATTTGTTGTAAATGATCTCAAGTTGCTGATGGATACATTTCACCGTGTGGAGTTCACTGGGACTTGGAGAAGACTGTTCTCTCGAGTTAAGAAGCATATTATATGGGGAGTTCTAAAGTCTGTAACAGGAATGCAG ggtaaaaaattcaaagacaaggCACATACTCAACAGCCAAGTGGAACTGGTGTTCCTGATAGTGACCTCAATCTCAGTGACAATGACCAGGTTGAGAAACCTGGCCCGTACCCGATAGCTTTTCTTAAGCGTCCAAGTGATGGAGCTGGTGATGGATTTGTTACTTCCATTAGGGGCCTCTTCAACACTCAACGGCGTAAAGCCAAACAATTCGTGCTACGAACTATGAGAGGTGAAGCGGAGAATGATTTCCATGGAGAGTGGAGTGAGAGTGAAGCTGAAATCTCTCCATTCGCTAGGCAGTTGACCATAACCAAAGCTAAGAGACTTATTAGGCGGCACACAAAGAAGTTCCGTTCAAGGGGACAAAAAG GTTCATCTTCTCAACAGAGAGAATCACTTCCATCATCACCGATGGAGTTGGAGATCACTTCATTTGAAACTGACTCTTCTAGTGGATCCTCACCATGA